A segment of the Capnocytophaga sp. ARDL2 genome:
AACACTTGTTCAAAAAGAAAGTAACGATACATTATCCAGAAGAAACACGTCCATTTAGTTCCGTATATCGTGGTCGTCACATGTTGATGCGTGATGAAGAAGGAAGAGAGCGTTGTACAGCTTGTGGATTGTGTGCGGTATCATGTCCAGCAGAAGCCATCACGATGAAAGCCGCAGAACGCAAACCAGAAGAAAAACATTTGTATCGAGAAGAAAAATACGCCGAGATTTACGAAATCAATATGTTGCGTTGTATCTATTGCGGATTGTGCGAAGAGGCATGTCCAAAACAAGCCATTTATTTGACAAAATCAAAGAGAATCGTAAACGCAAATACATCAAGAGAAAGTTTTATTTTCGGGAAAGAACAATTGGTTATGCCATTGGAACAAGCGATAAAAAATACCCAGAATTTGGGGTAAGTTATATTTGAAAACCTTCAGTAATGGAGGTTTTTTTATACATTAAAATGATAAATTATGATATCCATCATTGTACCTTGCTTTAATCAAGCACAATATTTAGACGAATGTTTGCAATCTGTTTTAGAACAAACCTACCAAAATTGGGAATGTATCATTGTCAATGACGGAAGCCCAGACAACACCGAAGAAGTTGCAAAAAAATGGTGCGAAGAAGACGCTCGTTTTCAGTATGTTTTAAAAGAAAACGGCGGACTTTCCTCTGCTCGAAACACAGGGATTCAAGAAGCAAAAGGCGAATGGATTCTCCCATTGGATTGTGATGATAAAATAAGCAATCGCTATTTAGAACTGGCTGCAAAAGAATTTGATAAAGGCTATACGGTTATCTATTGTCAAGCTGCTTTTTTTGGTGCTAAAAACGAAAAATGGCATTTGCCTGAATATTCCTTTAAAGGACAACTTTATAATAATCATATTTTTTGTTCCGCTTTTTTCAAAAAACAAGATTGGGAAAAAGTAGGTGGATATGATACTGCAATGAAACACGGATATGAAGATTGGGAATTTTGGTTACATATTCTCACAAAAGATAGTAAGGTGTATAGAATACCCCAAGTGTGTTTTTATTACAGACAAAAAGAGCAGTCGATGATTACTGATTTAATGGCTCAACAAGAGGTGGTGCAATCAACAAGAGCTTATATTTTTGAAAAACATCAACAGAAATATTTTGAAATATACGGTCGATTTTTCAATAAATTACGATTTGTATATGATAAAAAACAACCAAAAATAGCTGTGATTTTAGGGAGGTTGATTTGAATTCCGCATTAGGCGGAACAGGAATGTGATAATTTGGAAATTTGATAATTTCTTACTACTCGTTTCTAAATTCTCAGAACTAATTTCTCACTTCGGAGGTTAGGGGGCTTTTAAAATCTTTCTGAATTACGATTAATTGTAGTATAACTAAATAATAATTGTATTTTTGCACTTTTTATGGAAAGGTGTGTTTTGTTGTGAAATTCATCTTAACATAAATTATTGGTTCAAAGAGTTTAAAAAAAACTAAACAATAACTATATGATAGAAACACTCTTTTACTTGCTTTCTACTATCACTTTGGGGAGTGCGTTGATGACGATACTTTCCAAAAACCCTATCCATAGTGCGATATGGTTGGTAGTTAGTTTTTTTAGTATTGCAGGGCATTACGCTTTGTTCAATTCACAATTTTTAGCAATGGTACACATTATTGTGTATTCGGGGGCAATCATGATTTTGATGCTCTTTACCATTATGTTGATGAATCTGAATATGAGCAAAGAATTGTCAAAACCATTGACCACAAAACTCATTGCTACGGCGTGTTTTGGGTTGGTAGGTCTTGCATTGGTGTCTATTTTGGCAAAATCAGTTCCTGCGGTAGAGACCGCTTCTGTGGTGGCAGAAGATTTTCAATCAATCAAAGTATTGGGGAAAGTATTGTTGAACGAGTTTGTAGTACCATTTGAAACCACAGCTGTATTGTTGTTGATGGCAATGATTGGTGCGGTACTCATTTCTAAAAAAAATAATACCGCTGCATAATGGAACAAATTTTACACATTTTGGGCATAGAGCGATACATCATTTTATCGGTATTGCTATTCTGCATTGGGATTTTTGGTATTTTGTATAGACGCAACGCTATTGTAATGTTTATGTCTATCGAGATTATGCTCAATGCAGCAAATTTACTTTTAGTAGCTTTTTCAA
Coding sequences within it:
- a CDS encoding NADH-quinone oxidoreductase subunit I produces the protein MSAQNISFSGRKKQVSNKEMTLAEKLYLPAIAQGMSTTLKHLFKKKVTIHYPEETRPFSSVYRGRHMLMRDEEGRERCTACGLCAVSCPAEAITMKAAERKPEEKHLYREEKYAEIYEINMLRCIYCGLCEEACPKQAIYLTKSKRIVNANTSRESFIFGKEQLVMPLEQAIKNTQNLG
- a CDS encoding glycosyltransferase family 2 protein; protein product: MISIIVPCFNQAQYLDECLQSVLEQTYQNWECIIVNDGSPDNTEEVAKKWCEEDARFQYVLKENGGLSSARNTGIQEAKGEWILPLDCDDKISNRYLELAAKEFDKGYTVIYCQAAFFGAKNEKWHLPEYSFKGQLYNNHIFCSAFFKKQDWEKVGGYDTAMKHGYEDWEFWLHILTKDSKVYRIPQVCFYYRQKEQSMITDLMAQQEVVQSTRAYIFEKHQQKYFEIYGRFFNKLRFVYDKKQPKIAVILGRLI
- a CDS encoding NADH-quinone oxidoreductase subunit J, whose product is MIETLFYLLSTITLGSALMTILSKNPIHSAIWLVVSFFSIAGHYALFNSQFLAMVHIIVYSGAIMILMLFTIMLMNLNMSKELSKPLTTKLIATACFGLVGLALVSILAKSVPAVETASVVAEDFQSIKVLGKVLLNEFVVPFETTAVLLLMAMIGAVLISKKNNTAA
- the nuoK gene encoding NADH-quinone oxidoreductase subunit NuoK, producing MEQILHILGIERYIILSVLLFCIGIFGILYRRNAIVMFMSIEIMLNAANLLLVAFSNYHQDATGQVFVFFTMAVAAAEVAIGLAILVAIYRNIGSIDIDNLKNLKG